In Rhipicephalus sanguineus isolate Rsan-2018 unplaced genomic scaffold, BIME_Rsan_1.4 Seq7681, whole genome shotgun sequence, the genomic window CAGCGCTCTTTGCCCTTGTCATACGATTCAGCGTCCTTTCTATTGAGTTTAGCTATTACATCGGTGGCCTCGCATGGAAGAAATGTTAGTATTCTTGCGCTGCCCCTAACTTCTGAACGTTCGCTCGAAATTAACAATCCGaccttctcgcacgttcgctccAAATTAACAAGAAAAAGTGCGATGTCCTCGTCAACTTTGAAcgctgcaaaaggtcttccatctttaCCGACTCCCTCACAATGGAACATGGCTTGCGGGGATATAGAAGTTCCAGCTCCCTTAGGTTCATCTCATGTTGCCTCTCGgcagctttttttctctttcctttatctctctctttgttCTCTTTATCTATTCTCTTTTCTAGCTCGAATATCCACATGAGCTTCCTGGGCCCCTTGGACAGTCACCGTATTGGGAGGATCTGTTCGTTTCCGCTTAGCGGAGCCAACCGAAATGCCCACTCCTTGCAAACTCAAGGAGGCCCTGCACACAGAACTTGTCCATACTCACACTGCTCTCCGCTCGTTTACCCTACTGAAACTAAACGGTCAAACCATTCAATTGTTGGTGACTGACCCAAACAAAGTTACAAGCCACTAACACAAACGTCCCAAATCCCGCTAACAACGACGTGGGCTAGCTAAGTCTGGCGataagagaggtaaacttcaggcactcgCCACACCAGGGTCGCTGACGCTGGCTGATCCCACCGAGCTGCCCCCCACTGTTAGGAATTGGGTTGCCGATCCCACCGCTGCCGCCTTCTTATGCCCCGAGGTCGTTCCCTCTGGTTCGCAGCTGAGATTACGGGTCCCACCGCTGGAACCACTGTTGTGACTGGGGtagcgtggccggtgcgaacacgggtgtgcatcgtgtGCTCGGAGCAGTTAGAAGACAAGTTGATCGACGAAAGATGCTTTATGTACAGCATATTCACATGGTTCCGATCTCAGTGAACAGGCCTGCCAgcccgtgtgtgcgtgtgtggtgtaacaatgcacattaataagtatgtacgtagtggttgaagtgcgtacTAGGGGCcaaatttcgctatcgcgttcaactcttaaaggcgaagcttaagggtcccccaattttaaattttattttatttgataGCAATATATGGATACTCTCGCGGGTTCTGCTGTCGCCGTTAtacttttccgtataaagtccaaactgataacatcacCCACGCGCATTCTACCCGctggtaaaagctcgcgagcgctggcaacgaacgcagctgaagcggagattaaacgagccggccgtctccgtcgcacggtgagcgcatgcgataatattgtcacgacgcagaaaaacagcagaagtcggatatactcgtagcccagctcactttaattatgcgaggcacttAGAAAAAGGGATCGGCcgtgaacctcgtcttcctctcttgctgcgcgagctcttctttggTGTCACTGgcagattggatgcggcatttgcctccctccagggagagcatcgtcccgatgcgctactacaaaagacggtgtagtagacgtataatggaagttaatctgcacaatagggcttcattcgtacaacatgcacgatttccgatttgtgctggcgagttcgcgagtgactgtccgggataacctcatagTTCACGTCGCTTAGGCGTCGCACAACACTGTAGGGACCAAAATACctcttcagtaatttttcagaaagtccccgtcggcgaatagggctccagacccacactttctcgcctggttgatagctgacgtatcgatgtcgcaagttataacgctgtgcgtcgtaactctgctgccgggatattcggacgcgtgcaagctgcctcgcctcttcagctcgttgagtaaatatttcagcgtccgtgtcggtatcattgcagtcatgcagtaacatagcatcaagcatcgttgtCACTTCACGGCCATGAAGAAGACTAAATGGCATCCTTCGCGTAGTTTCCTGCTgagctgtattataggcgaacgtgacgtacggcagaatgtcgtcccaatttttatgatccacgtctatgtacacactcagcatgtcggcaattgtcttgttgagacgttctgttaagccgttggtttgtgggtggtaggaggtagttcttcgatgagctgttccgctgagctcaagcactgtcttcaggagcgtggccgtgaaagcggtacctcttatagggactgaggttaggtccactataacaatgcgtgtggcggcgagcgtaaaaaccagggaaccgttcagaccgatggcaggagcagaagagGACTATTCTttattcttcgttttcttttcctcgcagcccgcagcacgaggaacgaggagcgtgcgcatgcacatgcgcctgtgcgcgccataattaatagtcagccgatgcagacgacgatggccgctagaggGCTCCCCCTCCCTTTAAGAGAAAGGGGGGTGAAGCGCTGGCGTCAAAGAAAATGTCTTTGATGTCAGAGGGCCGGGCGAATCCTTGGTTGCAGGGGCGGCTTAGTGGTCGAAAGCGCATAATGGCGGGGCGGTTGCCAAGTAGGCGGGTTTGACTCTGTCCAGAGCGACGACTTCTTCCCGCCCGTTGAGCTCGATGGTAACAGTTTTTTTTGTCCGGCTGAGCACCTTGAACGGGCCGTCGTAGGGAGGCGTAAGGGATGGTCGAATTCCTTCACGCCGGACGAAAACGTGGCTCGCtgtagccatgtccttgctgacaaAAACGTCAGTCGATGATGCATCCCGACTAGGGCAAGGACGCAGGCGAGAAAATAGGAAGCGAAGCTGTTGAGCGTAACTGTCTGGATCGGGCGTAGCGACACTAGCTGACgcgaaaaattcaccaggcataCGCAACGTTGTACCGTAGACCAACTCCGCCGTTGTGCAGCCGAGGTCTTCCTTGAAAGACGAGCGGATGCCAAGCAGGACGAGAGGAAGATCTTCAGCCCAAGACGAACGAGCCTGGCGAGCCATCAAGGCGGCTTTAAGTTGACGATGAAGGCGTTCAACCATTCCATTTGCTGATGGGTGGTAGGCGGTCGTATGGATATGACGAACGCCAAGCAGGTCTGTGAGTTTGCGGAAGAGATCGCATTCGAACTGTCGGCCGCGATCGGTAGTCACAACGCTGGGACATCCGAAACGAGAGATCCAGCCACTGACAAACGCTGAAGCCACGGTAAGTGCTGTTATGTCGGTGAGAGGAAACGCTTCAGGCCAACGGGTGTAACGGTCCACACAGGTGAGAATGTAGCGAGCACCTCTGGATGGCGGAAGTGGTCCAACGATGTCGATGTGGACATGATCAAACCGAGCATCAGGTGGGCGAAATGAGTGAATTGGTGATTTCGTATGTCGTGTCGTTTTGGAGCGTTGACAGTGCACGCATTCACGCGCCCAACGGTGCACGTCGGAGTTCACACTCGGCCACACAAAGCGGGTCGTAATGAGACATTGCGTAGCACGAACTCCTGGATGGCTTGTGCCGTGAAGCTTGTTGAATATGTGACGGCGGAGTCGGAGTGGGACAAACGGACGTGTTCGACCCCGTGACACGTCGCAAGTGATGGTGCCGGAAGAAAATGGGAGGGGAACGTCGGACAGTACCAGTGATGTGGTGGATGAGCGGATGTCTCGAAGTTCGACGTCTGTAAGTTGCGCCGTGGCGATTTCTTCGAAGTCAAGTGTGGGTGCCGATATCGCGTCGATACGGGAGAGGGCATCTGCAGCCGCATTGACTGGGCCTTCAATGTACCGGACGTCCACAGTGAATTCGGAAATAAAGTTGAGGTGCCGTATTTCTCGTGCGGTATAAGTATCGGGGTTACCGCGAAAAGCGAATGTCAAAGGCTTGTGGTCCGTAAGGACGTGAAAGCTTGAGCCTTCCAACAGATGTCGGAAATGTCGAATGCCCAGATATACGGCGAGTAGCTCACGACCAAACGTGCTGCAACGCGTTTCTGCCGGTTTCAGTTTCTGAGAGAAAAAACCGAGTGGATACGAAGAGTTGCGCTGCCACTGCTGTAAAACTGCGCCGACAGCCGCACTAGAAGCATCGGTGATAAGGCGCATTGGTGCAACGTGCAGAGGATGTACCAGCAGTGTAGCGTCCGCCAATGCGTTCTTGGCAGCATAGAAGGAAGCTTCAGCGTCAGACGTCCAAGTCAGTGGGGAGGACGGAGCTTTGGTGGTCTTGAGGAGATCCGTGAGCGGTATGACAATGCGGGCAATGTTGGGAAGAAAACGGCGGTGGAAGTTGAGCAACCCAAGGAACTCGCGGAGCTTTCGGAGTGATGTTGGGCGagggaagtcgcgcaaggcttgaacttTCTTGTCCAACGGCCTGATTCCCTCTTTTGTCACACGGTGTCCGAGGAACTCAATGTCGTCGCTTTGCGGGGTTGATGAGGAGGCCATGTTCCTGGAGTCGAGAAAATAGCAGACGCAGATGGGTGCAATGCTGTTCGGGGGAAACACTAGCCACCAGGAGGTCGTCGAGATATGCAAATACGAAGGGAAGTCCACGAGTTACTTCGTTTATAAACCTCTGGAACGTCTGAGCAGCGTTTCgcaatccgaacggcatgcgAACATACTCGAAAAGTCCGAATGGTGTCACAATTGCAGTCTTCGGGATGTCCGCTGGCTCGACCGGAATCTGGTGGTAGGCCTTTACCAAGTCTATTTTGCTGAATATCACCGCTCCCGCGAGGTTGGCAGAGAAGTCGTGAATGTGAGGGAGGGGATAGCGATCAggtatggtgcgcgcgttgagggctcgATAGTCACCACAGGGGCGCCAATCCCCTGGATCACGCTTTGGGACCATGTGGAGAGCTGACGACCAACTGCTCGACGAAGGGCGGATGATGCCCAGTTGCAGCATGTGGTCGAATTCTCTTTTCGCGATGGCAAGGCGGTCCCCAGCGAGGCGCCTGGGTCGGCAAAATACTGGAGGGCCAGTAGTGACAACATGATGCGTGACGTTGTGACGTACAGGCAGCTCAAGGTTGGAAGGCTGCGTGATGGCTGGAAAGTCTGCTAGAATTGAGGCGAACATAGATGCCGGTATCTGTGGCGCCGTTCCAGTGGTATATGTTGGAGGTGCGAGGATGCCTTGTATGGACATCCTGGTCGTTGTGTCGACGAGTCGACGTGCCCGGAGGTCAACGCTGAGGGCGAAGTGGGTCAGAAAATCAGCACCCAATATGGCCATGCGTACATCTGCAACAACGAATACCCATCGGAAGGTGCGTCGGAGACCCAAATCGATGGTGAGAGAGCGCTGACCATATGTATTGATGGCAGAGTTGTTGGCTGCTTGAAGGGGAGCAGTCTGCGGAGAGCGCTGCCGGTCGAGTCGTGTGGCAGGAACGACACTGAcctctgcacctgtgtccacgaGAAATCGATGTCCGGCAATCCTGTCAGTGACGTAGAACAGGCGGCTTGTCGTATGGCAAGAGTCACTGGCCGCCATCAGTGGCTCTGCGGTACGTTTCCCTGCCAGCTGCAAGGAGGACGACACTGACGCGCGCTGGCACCGAAGTTGCTGTGATACCAGCAGTAGACGCGTCGACGAGGACCGGAACGGGAGCTAGACCTTGGAGACAATCTGGGACGGTAATCGCGGTCTCGTCGACGGGGGTGAGACGGTGGCCGTAGGGCATTAACAGTCTCGGCGAGGTCGTCGATCAGTTGCTCCAGGCGAGACTGCCGGTCCTCGAGTTGCGACAACAGAACGCTAGATGCAGTAGCCACAGTACCTCCTACTGCATAGTCAGCGACGCGATCGGCCTGCTCCGCCAGCTTGTCGAGGGGCAGGTCGTCAGGTGCGGTAGCCAAGGCAAGGACTACATTCTGTGGCAGGCGCTGGAAAAACAGTTCTCGCAGCAGCGGGCTGTTTACATCCAACTTACAGCCACTGAGAAGCTGCTGCATGCGACGTAGCAGTTCTGACGGTCGCCGGTCGCCGAGCTCCTCTTCGTTGAGAAGCTGCTGGAGACGCCTGCGCACAGACACAGACTTGCGttgcagcaccgtcgttttaaagtGGTCATAAGGTGTGGTTTCATGGGGCGTGCACACAAGGTCGTCAAACTCTGCAACCACTTCCGTTGAGAGCGCGGAGACAGCGTGGCAATACTTCGCTTGTTGCGAGGTAATGCGCCGAAGGGCAAAGATGGCCTCCACGTGCGTGAACCAGGCTGCAGGATTCTGGGGCCAAAACGACGGCAGGTGAATCTGCACCGTGGCGATGCCCTCTGCGCCGATCGTCGGTCTGTCGCTTGTGGTCCCGTCCATGATGTAGTGCTCGCCCTGCGATCACGTCCGTGTCACCACgttatagggactgaggttaggtccactataacaatgcgtgtggcggcgagcgtaaaaaccagggaaccgttcagaccgatggcaggagcagaagagGACTATTCTttattcttcgttttcttttcctcgcagcccgcagcacgaggaacgaggagcgtgcgcatgcacatgcgcctgtgcgcgccataattaatagtcagccgatgcagacgacgatggccgctagacCTCTGTCCGTTATTATGACTGTCGGAGCACCATGCCTCAGAACGATGTTTTCAATGAAGAACCGTGCGGTTTCTACTGCGGTGCCGTTTGATAGAGCCtttgtttctgcgtagcgcgtaagataatcggtggcgactattacccatttgtttccagcatgcgaagtcggaaatggtcctagaaggtccattccaatttgggcaaacagcacggtgggcacttgaactggttgtaacaatccagctggttttaaaggtggctatttccgtcgttgacaatcgaggcacgtgcgcacgtaatgcttcacagtggctggaagccttggccagtagtatttttgttggattctggccaatgtgcgcgtgtatccgAGATGGCCGGACGCCGGCTCATCGTGGCAAGCTCTCAGCACCTCTTCACGAATGGACGTCGGGACGACAAGTAGGTGGGTGCCTCCGCTGGAAGAAAAGTTCTTCATATATAGCACACCACTGCGCAAGCAGAATGACCGCAGGCTCCTTGCAAATGTCCTAGGAATGCTTGTAGTCCGGCCATTCAAGAAATTAATAAGGGGAAGCAactcgctgtcttctttctgcttacaCGAAATCGTGGCCGTGTCGACTACTCCTACAAACGCCATGTCATCTTCTGGGGCATCGTCTTGCTTTATCGGTGACCtggataagcaatcggcgtcggagtgttgccgtcccgacttatacacgaccgtcatatcaaattcttgaaggcgtaagctccaacgtgctagccgaccagatgggtccttcaagttggt contains:
- the LOC119378296 gene encoding uncharacterized protein LOC119378296, translating into MDGTTSDRPTIGAEGIATVQIHLPSFWPQNPAAWFTHVEAIFALRRITSQQAKYCHAVSALSTEVVAEFDDLVCTPHETTPYDHFKTTVLQRKSVSVRRRLQQLLNEEELGDRRPSELLRRMQQLLSGCKLDVNSPLLRELFFQRLPQNVVLALATAPDDLPLDKLAEQADRVADYAVGGTVATASSVLLSQLEDRQSRLEQLIDDLAETVNALRPPSHPRRRDRDYRPRLSPRSSSRSGPRRRVYCWYHSNFGASARQCRPPCSWQGNVPQSH